The proteins below come from a single Anguilla rostrata isolate EN2019 chromosome 3, ASM1855537v3, whole genome shotgun sequence genomic window:
- the xiap gene encoding E3 ubiquitin-protein ligase XIAP gives MMASSEHYSDLESDHCADWSGMDARLRSFRDFPQQVSAERLARAGFYFTGDADRVRCFSCRQTVENWRTEDVPAERHQQASPACKYLSCTHRLGPIPPVNGAAYDEEAEDMEYRLRTGEVVDESTYPLAPHMRSEDARLRSFAAWPPGAPVQPRALAQAGLYYLGARDRVQCFCCGGMLADWEPGDEAWTEHERLFPNCFFILGHDVGNEPSEREASMESFEDRLQSFSGVSHPVDPERLARAGFYSMGVSDRVRCFKCGGGLKDWQPEEDPWEEHAKEYPGCRFVVEEKGQEFVNSVQLRNPRRGSPTVSHQNGFSRHETEHNVMQSVIAQRAVDMGLDPAKVEMTILEKIRRTGEGYAVADVLVEDVLAMETDVEQSQQNDDEDPLEKLRKLQMEKQCKVCMDKDIAIVFIPCGHLVTCERCSVPLKKCPICCGAITQKIKTYIS, from the exons ATGATGGCTAGTTCTGAGCACTACAGCGACCTGGAGTCGGACCACTGTGCAGACTGGTCCGGGATGGACGCCCGGCTGCGATCCTTCCGCGACTTCCCCCAGCAGGTGTCGGCGGAGAGGCTGGCGAGGGCGGGGTTCTACTTCACGGGCGACGCGGACCGCGTGCGCTGCTTCAGCTGCCGGCAGACAGTGGAGAACTGGCGCACCGAGGATGTGCCCGCCGAGCGGCACCAGCAGGCCTCGCCCGCCTGCAAGTACCTGAGCTGCACCCACCGCCTCGGCCCCATCCCCCCGGTCAACGGCGCCGCCTACGACGAGGAGGCCGAGGACATGGAGTACCGCCTGCGCACGGGCGAGGTGGTGGACGAGTCCACGTATCCGCTGGCGCCCCACATGCGCAGCGAGGACGCGCGCCTGCGCAGCTTCGCCGCCtggccccccggggcccccgtGCAGCCGCGGGCGCTGGCCCAGGCCGGGCTGTACTACCTGGGGGCGAGGGACCGTGTCCAGTGCTTCTGTTGCGGGGGCATGCTGGCCGACTGGGAGCCCGGCGACGAGGCCTGGACAGAACACGAGAGGCTCTTCCCCAACTGCTTCTTCATCCTGGGCCACGACGTGGGGAACGAGCCCTCCGAGCGGGAAGCCTCCATGGAGTCCTTCGAGGACCGCCTCCAGAGCTTCAGCGGCGTGTCGCACCCCGTGGACCCCGAGAGGCTGGCCAGGGCGGGCTTCTACAGCATGG GTGTGTCGGACCGTGTGAGGTGCTTCAAGTGTGGAGGGGGCCTGAAAGACTGGCAGCCTGAGGAAGACCCTTGGGAAGAGCATGCCAAGGAATACCCAGG ATGCAGATTTGTGGTGGAGGAGAAAGGCCAGGAGTTTGTGAACAGTGTCCAGCTGCGAAACCCCCGACGGGGCTCCCCG ACTGTGTCCCACCAGAATGGGTTTTCGCGACACGAAACGg aGCACAACGTCATGCAGTCGGTGATCGCCCAGCGGGCGGTGGACATGGGTCTGGACCCCGCCAAGGTGGAGATGACCATCCTGGAGAAGATCCGCCGGACGGGCGAGGGCTACGCCGTGGCGGACGTGCTGGTGGAGGACGTCCTCGCCATGGAGACCGATGTGGAGCAGTCGCAGCAAAACGATG ATGAAGACCCCCTGGAGAAGTTACGGAAGCTGCAGATGGAAAAACAGTGCAAGGTGTGCATGGACAAGGACATTGCCATTGTCTTCATCCCCTGCGGACATCTGGTCACCTGCGAGAGATGCTCTGTGCCCCTCAAGAAGTGCCCCATCTGCTGTGGTGCCATAACTCAGAAAATAAAGACCTACATATCCTGA
- the nxt2 gene encoding NTF2-related export protein 2, protein MASTVDFRTHVDQSCRYSEEFVNIYYDCMDKKRRNLTRLYLDKATLVWNGNAISGQDALGEFFESLPSSEFQVHTLDCQPVHEQATQGQTTLLVVTAGSVKFDGNKQRYFNQNFLLTAQASPSSDQPVWKIASDCFRFQDWAN, encoded by the exons ATGGCTTCAACAGTT GACTTCAGAACTCATGTTGACCAGTCCTGCAGGTACTCTGAAGAATTCGTCAATATTTACTACGATTGTATGGATAAGAAAAGGAGG AACTTGACAAGGCTCTACCTGGACAAGGCTACACTAGTATGGAATGGCAACGCCATCTCTGGCCAAGATGCTCTCGGGGAATTCTTTGAATCCTTGCCGTCCAGCGAATTCCAGGTGCACACTCTTGATTGCCAGCCAgtacatg AACAAGCGACACAAGGCCAGACCACCCTGCTGGTTGTTACTGCTGGCTCAGTAAAATTTGATGGAAACAAACAACGCTACTTCAACCAGAACTTCCTGCTTACAGCCCAGGCCTCCCCCTCCAGCGACCAACCTGTGTGGAAGATAGCAAGTGACTGTTTCCGATTCCAAGACTGGGCCAACTGA
- the acsl4a gene encoding long-chain-fatty-acid--CoA ligase 4, with protein MNLKENAYTLAFLPVRLLIWLYTVITFVPWYILTHTHEKLALGKRVKAKSTTGSPEGPYRSVDRFDSLATMDFPGKDTIDKLCDHAVQRFGKADCLGTREVLSAENEIQPSGKVFKKLILGEYKWLSYQDVDVAVSQFGSGLTALGQQPRSTIAIFCETRAEWMISAQACFRRNFPLVTFYATLGEEAIAYGLNETGVTHLITSVELVETKLKSVLPEIHNLKHIIYVDTKGLNKTGYPEGLQIHSMEAVKELGAKPENMSVKIERPQPSDLAVIMYTSGSTGRPKGVMILHNNLIAGMTGQCERIPGLGPQDTYIGYLPLAHVLEMTAEISCVTYGCRIGYSSPQTLSDQSTKIKKGSKGDCSVLRPTLMAAVPEIMDRIYKNVMSKVQEMGYVQRTLFKLAYNYKLEQVKRGYDAPLCNMLLFKKVRALLGGNVRMMLSGGAPLSSATQRFMNVCFCCPVGQGYGLTETCGAGTITAVADHSTGRVGAPLICCEVKLRDWAEGGYTKHDKPHPRGEILIGGPNVTMGYYRSKRSKDGEFFTDEAGQRWFCTGDVGEVHPDGCLQIVDRKKDLVKLQAGEYVSLGKVESALKNCSLIDNICAYANSDQNYVVSFVVPNQKSLTARANQKAIEGTWEEICNNPIMEKEVLKEITEVAKSIKLQRFEIPVKVRLSPEPWTPETGLVTDAFKLKRKELKNHYLHDIERMYGAK; from the exons ATGAACCTCAAGGAAAACGCGTATACGCTCGCCTTCCTCCCTGTCCGCCTGCTGATCTGGCTGTACACGGTCATTACATTTGTCCCATGGTATATCCTCACCCATACCCACGAGAAGCTAGCCCTGGGAAAGAGGGTAAAAGCGAAGTCCACCACGGGCAGCCCCGAGGGGCCCTACCGATCTGTGGACCGCTTCGACTCCCTGGCCACCATGGACTTTCCGGGAAAGGACACCATTGACAAGCTGTGTGACCACGCCGTGCAGCGCTTTGGGAAAGCCGACTGCCTTGGGACCAGGGAGGTCCTGAGCGCAGAGAACGAGATCCAGCCCAGTGGGAAGGTGTTCAAGAAG CTGATCCTGGGTGAGTACAAGTGGCTGTCGTACCAGGATGTGGACGTGGCGGTGAGTCAGTTTGGCAGTGGGCTGACAGCCCTGGGCCAGCAGCCAAGGAGCACCATCGCCATCTTCTGCGAGACGCGGGCGGAGTGGATGATCAGCGCCCAGGCCTGCTTCAGACGTAACTTCCCAC TGGTAACGTTTTATGCGACCCTGGGGGAGGAAGCCATTGCGTATGGGCTGAACGAAACTGGGGTCACCCACTTGATCACCAGTGTGGAGCTTGTGGAGACCAAACTGAAG aGTGTGCTTCCTGAGATCCAcaacctgaaacatatcatctACGTGGACACCAAGGGCCTGAATAAGACTGGGTACCCTGAAGGCCTACAAATCCACAGCATGGAGGCTGTGAAAGAGCTGGGAGCCAAGCCCGAGAACA TGAGCGTGAAGATAGAGCGTCCCCAACCCTCAGACCTGGCGGTCATCATGTACACCAGTGGCTCCACCGGCCGCCCAAAGGGCGTCATGATTCTCCACAACAACCTGATCGCTGGAATGACGGGCCAGTGTGAGAGGATCCCAGGGCTGGG TCCACAGGACACCTACATTGGCTACCTGCCACTGGCTCATGTGTTGGAGATGACCGCAGAGATCTCCTGTGTGACGTATGGCTGCAGGATTGGGTACTCCTCACCCCAGACACTCTCCGACCAG TCGACAAAGATCAAGAAGGGCAGCAAGGGAGACTGTTCTGTACTGAGGCCTACTCTAATGGCAGCTGTTCCG GAAATAATGGACCGCATCTACAAGAATGTGATGAGCAAGGTGCAGGAGATGGGTTATGTGCAGAGGACCCTCTTCAAACTGGCCTATAACTATAAGCTGGAGCAGGTCAAAAGGGGCTATGACGCACCTCTCTGTAACAT GCTCCTCTTTAAGAAAGTGAGGGCGCTGCTGGGGGGGAACGTGCGGATGATGCTTTCGGGAGGAGCGCCCCTGTCCTCCGCCACCCAGCGCTTCATGAACGTCTGCTTCTGCTGCCCCGTGGGCCAGGGCTACGGCCTGACCGAGACCTGCGGAGCCGGCACCATCACTGCAG TGGCAGACCACAGCACTGGGCGAGTTGGAGCTCCCCTCATCTGCTGCGAGGTCAAACTGAGAGACTGGGCCGAGG GAGGCTACACCAAACACGACAAGCCCCACCCCCGAGGGGAGATCCTGATTGGAGGGCCCAACGTCACCATGGGTTACTACAGAAGCAAGCGCAGCAAGGACGGGGAATTCTTCACGGACGAGGCGGGCCAGCGCTGGTTCTGCACGGGTGACGTGGGCGAGGTCCACCCAGACGGCTGCCTGCAGATAGTGG ACCGCAAGAAGGATCTGGTGAAGCTGCAGGCCGGAGAGTACGTCTCACTGGGCAAAGTGGAGTCTGCTCTGAAGAACTGCTCCCTCATCGATAACATCTGTGCATACGCAAACAG TGACCAGAACTACGTGGTCAGCTTTGTGGTGCCCAACCAGAAGAGCCTGACCGCCCGGGCCAATCAGAAGGCCATCGAGGGGACCTGGGAGGAGATCTGCAACAATCCCATCATGGAGAAGGAGGTGCTGAAGGAGATCACAGAGGTCGCAAAATCAA TCAAACTCCAGCGGTTTGAGATCCCGGTCAAGGTCCGCTTGAGCCCAGAGCCGTGGACCCCTGAGACGGGCCTCGTCACGGACGCCTTCAAACTGAAGAGGAAGGAGCTGAAGAATCACTATCTCCACGACATCGAGAGGATGTACGGGGCCAAGTAG
- the LOC135251947 gene encoding uncharacterized protein C21orf140-like — MNIPLKLRHFLKLITHRRIKNGSEYTYYIKEIRKLQKEGFYRVDLGETKIPEGLITGDISSMVDAQRHRPSWTIIHAGGARGWVPWNYKLFFHEEQIKYQPSGDNFHELCSNLRDSYGKCLIVTNAQSWKASDCSDSNASSAFHHQPSSPTELLSMVCRSDVAQDYGHELLQLPVQCAHLSPLTNAWWTVKWFISNNREREGKD, encoded by the exons ATGAACATACCATTGAAGCTGAGACATTTTCTGAAACTAATAACACACAGAAgaattaaaaatggcagtgaaTACACATACTACATCAAGGAGATCCGGAAATTACAGAAAGAAGGGTTCTATCGAGTTGACCTAGGAGAAACAAAAATTCCTGAAGGCCTAATTACAGGAGATATTTCTTCAATGGTAGATGCTCAAAGACACAGACCATCATGGACAATCATACATGCAGGAGGTGCTCGAGGATGGGTTCCATGGAATTACAAGCTATTTTTCCACGAGGAGCAGATAAAATACCAGCCTTCTGGAGACAATTTTCATGAGCTATGTTCCAACCTGAGAGACAGCTATGGGAAATGCTTGATCGTGACCAATGCACAAAGCTGGAAGGCATCTGACTGCAGTGACTCTAATGCTTCCAGTGCTTTCCACCACCAACCCTCATCACCCACCGAGCTGCTATCCATGGTGTGCCGCTCAGATGTTGCTCAGGACTATGGCCATGAGCTTCTACAGCTCCCAGTCCAATGTGCACATCTCAGCCCACTCACCAATGCCTGGTGGACAGTCAAATGGTTCATTTCCAACAACAGGGAGAG GGAGGGGAAAGATTGA